A single Deinococcus fonticola DNA region contains:
- a CDS encoding type III polyketide synthase — protein sequence MKPLRRPAVTPVLLSLQTGTPDYIVRQDEARELATRIYPRLAQRQSMIDVFTNALIDTRYVTMPPEWYLTPHSWAEKNAITCREQLRLSVDVAARAIDEAGIIRQDISALVFVSSSAVSAPGLESYLIEALQLSPHTVRVPMFGLGCAGGVAGMSRAAELVRSGHQHVLLVAVELCSMTFVAQDESPSNFVATALFGDGAAAAVISGDWPGEAPHQQAKARLFGSLGTLIPDTSDVMGWDVLDEGLKVRFARSIPDLVTQMMESNVAQALALDGWTFEELQRFIVHPGGARVLRAYAEALNLPPEALQPSYDVLRRYGNMSSPTVLFVLAEHLSQAPQGRAIMSAMGPGFCAEHILMDFLPSR from the coding sequence ATGAAGCCTTTGCGCCGCCCAGCCGTAACCCCCGTACTGTTGTCCCTACAGACGGGAACTCCTGACTACATTGTGCGGCAGGACGAAGCACGGGAACTGGCAACCCGCATTTATCCCCGACTGGCACAACGTCAATCCATGATTGACGTATTCACCAATGCCTTGATTGACACCAGGTATGTCACCATGCCGCCAGAGTGGTACTTGACGCCCCATTCATGGGCCGAGAAGAACGCAATCACTTGCCGCGAGCAACTGCGCCTCTCTGTGGATGTGGCCGCCCGCGCTATTGACGAGGCGGGAATAATTAGACAGGACATTAGCGCCCTGGTCTTTGTGTCGAGTTCCGCTGTGAGCGCCCCCGGCCTTGAGTCCTACCTGATTGAAGCCTTGCAGCTCTCTCCGCATACCGTGCGCGTGCCAATGTTCGGTCTAGGCTGCGCGGGCGGTGTCGCAGGCATGTCAAGAGCCGCAGAACTGGTGCGTTCGGGTCATCAGCACGTCCTGCTGGTGGCAGTCGAGTTGTGCAGCATGACTTTTGTTGCCCAGGACGAAAGCCCCAGCAACTTTGTTGCTACAGCCCTGTTTGGTGACGGGGCTGCCGCCGCTGTGATAAGCGGGGATTGGCCCGGCGAAGCGCCCCATCAGCAGGCCAAAGCCCGCCTTTTCGGGTCACTGGGAACCCTGATACCCGATACGTCCGATGTTATGGGCTGGGATGTGCTGGACGAGGGATTAAAGGTCAGATTCGCCCGCAGCATCCCTGACCTAGTAACACAGATGATGGAAAGCAATGTTGCCCAGGCTCTTGCGCTGGACGGTTGGACATTTGAGGAATTGCAGCGGTTTATCGTCCATCCAGGCGGCGCACGGGTGCTACGTGCCTACGCCGAAGCCCTGAACCTGCCCCCGGAGGCGTTGCAGCCTTCTTACGACGTACTCCGCAGATACGGCAATATGTCGAGTCCTACTGTGCTGTTTGTGCTGGCCGAACATCTCTCCCAAGCTCCACAGGGCAGGGCTATCATGAGCGCAATGGGGCCGGGGTTCTGTGCCGAACACATACTTATGGATTTCCTACCATCGAGGTAA